A genomic window from Motacilla alba alba isolate MOTALB_02 chromosome 6, Motacilla_alba_V1.0_pri, whole genome shotgun sequence includes:
- the LOC119702510 gene encoding cytochrome P450 2H1-like, which yields MEALGVTTIFLLVCISCLLFATWRSRSQKGKEPPGPTAFPFVGNLLQINPWNLPESMKELSEKYGPVFTVHLGPQKVVVLYGYDAVKEALVDQGDDFSGRGTLPLIKKLFQGTGIVTSNGETWKQLRRFALTTLRDFGMGKKGIEERIQEEAHFLVERLKNTHEQPLNPSGFLIHAVSNIICSIVFGDRFDYEDKNFLALIDWIEENNRLQASIQTQLYNFFPTVMDYIPGPHQRLIKNFEKVDKFTTDIVMEHQKTLDPTCPRDFIDAFLNKMEQEKGNDDSKFTVETLSRTTLDLFLAGTGTTSITLRFAILILHKYPEIVEKMQKEIDSVIGRDRSPRMSDRSQMPFTDAVIHEVQRYIDFLPINVPHAVIRDTKFRDYFIPKDTLIFPMLSSVLHDSKEFPNPEKFDPGHFLNANGTFKKSDYFMPFSTGKRICAGEGLARMEIFIFLTSILQNFTLKPVVDHKDIDISPVITSLANMPRDYEVSFVPRL from the exons ATGGAGGCCCTGGGAGTGACCACTATTTTCTTGCTGGTATGCATCTCATGCCTTCTCTTTGCCACATGGAGAAGCAGATCTCAAAAAGGGAAGGAGCCTCCTGGTCCCACTGCATTCCCCTTTGTTGGAAACCTGCTCCAGATAAACCCATGGAATTTGCCTGAAAGCATGAAAGAG CTCAGTGAGAAGTATGGTCCTGTCTTCACAGTACATTTGGGCCCACAAAAGGTTGTGGTGCTGTATGGCTATGATGCTGTAAAAGAAGCTCTGGTTGATCAAGGAGATGACTTCAGTGGAAGAGGCACTCTACCACTGATTAAAAAACTCTTCCAAGGCACAG GCATTGTGACGAGCAACGGGGAGACCTGGAAGCAGCTGAGACGATTTGCACTCACCACCCTGCGGGACTTTGGGATGGGGAAAAAGGGCATTGAGGAGCGAATCCAGGAGGAAGCTCATTTTCTGGTGGAGAGGCTCAAGAACACACATG AGCAACCCCTGAACCCTAGCGGTTTCCTAATCCACGCTGTTTCAAACATCATCTGCTCCATCGTCTTTGGGGATCGGTTTGACTATGAGGACAAGAATTTTCTAGCTTTAATTGATTGGATAGAGGAAAACAACAGGCTCCAGGCCTCTATACAAACACAG CTATATAATTTCTTCCCAACTGTCATGGATTATATACCTGGACCTCATCAACGACTGataaaaaattttgaaaaagttgATAAATTTACAACAGATATCGTAATGGAACACCAGAAAACCCTGGATCCCACTTGTCCTCGAGATTTTATTGAtgcttttcttaataaaatggAACAG gagaaagggaatgATGACTCAAAATTCACCGTTGAGACCTTGAGCAGAACCACACTCGACTTGTTCCTTGCAGGAACTGGGACCACAAGCATCACACTGAGATTTGCAATTCTGATTCTCCATAAATACCCAGAGATAGTAG aaaaaatgcaaaaggagaTTGATTCCGTGATTGGCCGGGACCGAAGCCCTCGCATGTCGGATCGGAGCCAGATGCCCTTTACAGATGCTGTGATCCACGAAGTCCAGAGATACATTGATTTCCTTCCTATTAATGTCCCACATGCTGTAATTAGAGACACCAAGTTCAGAGACTATTTTATCCCCAAG GACACTCTGATATTCCCTATGCTGAGTTCTGTCCTACATGATAGCAAGGAATTTCCAAATCCAGAAAAATTTGACCCAGGACATTTCCTGAATGCAAATGGTACCTTTAAAAAGAGTGACTACTTCATGCCATTTTCTACAG GAAAACGCATCTGTGCAGGAGAAGGTCTGGCCCGGATggaaatattcatatttttaacatCCATCCTGCAGAACTTTACTTTGAAGCCTGTTGTGGATCACAAAGACATTGACATTAGCCCAGTCATCACCAGTCTGGCAAATATGCCCCGAGACTATGAGGTGTCTTTTGTTCCACGACTATGA
- the LOC119702509 gene encoding broad substrate specificity ATP-binding cassette transporter ABCG2-like isoform X2 has protein sequence MGTAQNSSDLHAVELGLCNKNVMSDAFDHSIISVGEEEGAGNFQRSVPTQESLRSPRGSVVSFHNIQYSVKQSSGFLCKRKIVEKKILHNVNGIMKPGLNAILGPTGSGKSSLLDVLAARKDPAGLSGEVLIDGIPQPPNFKCISGYVVQDDVVMGTMTVRENLQFSAALRLPSSISIKEKEERVTQIINELGLSKVADAKVGTELIRGVSGGERKRTNIGMELITEPPVLFLDEPTTGLDASTANAVLILLKKLSRRGRTIIFSIHQPRYSIFKLFDSLTLLASGKVLYHGPAKHALEYFSSIGYECEPFNNPADFFLDVINGDSTAVAASKEDHGPVNTGKEASSENGVTEDNVDSSVVDVLHQKYLSSSLYQSTKEALGKVELRRGSKQRLSKQEHEITYANGFFTQLYWVSKRSLKNLIRNPQASIAQIAVTVILALVVGAIFFGVKLDRSGIQNRVGSLFFVTTNQCFSSVSAIELFIRDKKLFVHQYTSGYYRVSAYFLALMIGDLLPMRTTPAIIFSCISYWMIGYQAVAGRFFFFMLTLILVSYTATAMSLAISAGMDVVAVANLLITICFVLMLIFSGLLVNLPSVMGWLNWLKYFSIPRYGLTALQVNEYRDLYFCGEKNSNATELVGDTGSCPPYISEELCSGEAYLCSQGIAPTSWAMWENIVALFCMTVIFLIIAYAKLRFMRKFT, from the exons ATGGGAACTGCTCAAAACAGCAGTGACCTGCATGCAGTCGAGCTTGGCCTGTGTAACAAGAACGTGATGTCGGACGCGTTCGATCACAGCATTATTTCTgttggagaagaggaaggagcgGGCAATTTCCAACGTTCTGTTCCAACACAAGAGTCTCTCCGATCTCCTCGTGGCTCTGTTGTGAGTTTCCATAACATCCAGTACTCCGTTAAGCAGTCCAGTGGATTCCTTTGTAAACGGAAAATCGTGGAAAAGAAGATCCTTCATAATGTTAA tGGCATTATGAAACCAGGCTTGAATGCTATCCTGGGGCCAACAGGGAGTGGGAAATCTTC TCTCCTAGATGTGCTGGCTGCCAGAAAGGACCCAGCAGGTCTGTCTGGAGAAGTGCTTATAGATGGCATCCCACAACCTCCAAATTTCAAGTGCATCTCAGGATATGTTGTGCAG GATGATGTTGTTATGGGCACGATGACGGTGAGGGAGAACCTGCAATTCTCTGCTGCGCTGCGActccccagctccatcagcattaaagagaaggaagagcGAGTCACCCAGATAATCAATGAGCTGGGATTAAGCAAAGTGGCAGATGCTAAG GTAGGAACTGAATTGATCCGGGGAGTGTCTGGAGGGGAACGGAAGAGAACCAACATTGGGATGGAGCTCATCACAGAGCCACCAGTCCTTTTTCTGGATGAACCAACAACTGGCCTTGATGCCAGCACAGCCAATGCAGTCCTCATCCTTTTGAAGAA GCTCTCAAGAAGAGGGCGAACCATCATATTTTCCATCCATCAGCCCCGTTATTCCATATTCAAGCTGTTTGACAGTCTGACATTACTGGCTTCAGGAAAGGTGCTGTATCATGGTCCTGCAAAACACGCCCTGGAGTACTTCAGTTCTATTG gataTGAATGTGAGCCCTTCAATAATCCAGCTGACTTCTTCCTTGATGTCATAAATGGTGATTCCACTGCTGTGGCAGCAAGCAAGGAAGATCATGGACCTGTGAACACAGGAAAAG AAGCGAGCAGTGAAAATGGAGTGACAGAAGACAACGTGGATAGCAGTGTGGTAGATGTGCTGCACCAGAAATATCTCAGCTCGAGCCTGTATCAGAGCACAAAGGAAGCACTGGGGAAAGTGGAGCTTAGACGGGGAAGCAAGCAGAGACTATCCAAGCAGGAGCATGAGATCACCTATGCAAATGGATTCTTCACTCAGCTGTACTGGGTGTCCAAGCGTTCCCTGAAAAATCTCATCAGGAACCCACAGGCCTCCATTGCACAA aTTGCAGTGACCGTAATTCTAGCCTTGGTTGTGGGTGCTATCTTTTTTGGTGTAAAACTGGACCGAAGTGGCATTCAGAATCG GGTTGGATCCTTGTTTTTTGTCACTACAAACCAgtgtttttccagtgtttctgcAATTGAGCTATTCATCAGAGACAAGAAACTATTTGT CCATCAGTATACCAGTGGATATTACCGTGTGTCTGCCTACTTCCTGGCCTTGATGATAGGAGATCTGCTGCCCATGAGAACTACTCCAGCCATCATATTCTCATGCATCAGTTACTGGATGATTG GATACCAAGCTGTTGCAGGGCGGttcttcttcttcatgctgACCCTGATACTGGTGTCCTACACTGCCACCGCCATGTCCCTGGCTATCAGTGCTGGGATGGATGTGGTGGCTGTGGCCAATCTGCTCATCACCATTTGTTTTGTCCTGATGCTT atcTTTTCCGGCCTCTTAGTGAACCTCCCTTCAGTAATGGGCTGGCTGAACTGGCTCAAGTACTTCAGCATCCCCCGATACGGCCTCACT GCTCTTCAGGTGAATGAGTACAGAGATCTCTACTTCTGTGGTGAGAAGAATTCAAATGCTACAGAGTTAGTGGGAGACACAGGCAGCTGTCCCCCCTATATTTCAGAAGAACT GTGTTCTGGTGAAGCATACCTGTGCAGCCAAGGAATTGCCCCTACCAGCTGGGCAATGTGGGAAAACATAGTGGCTCTCTTCTGCATGACTGTCATCTTCCTTATCATTGCCTATGCAAAACTCCGGTTCATGAGGAAGTTCACGTAG
- the LOC119702509 gene encoding broad substrate specificity ATP-binding cassette transporter ABCG2-like isoform X1: MAARRGNLMDDGSSQQAVLTRSGPTKEHSATEGMGTAQNSSDLHAVELGLCNKNVMSDAFDHSIISVGEEEGAGNFQRSVPTQESLRSPRGSVVSFHNIQYSVKQSSGFLCKRKIVEKKILHNVNGIMKPGLNAILGPTGSGKSSLLDVLAARKDPAGLSGEVLIDGIPQPPNFKCISGYVVQDDVVMGTMTVRENLQFSAALRLPSSISIKEKEERVTQIINELGLSKVADAKVGTELIRGVSGGERKRTNIGMELITEPPVLFLDEPTTGLDASTANAVLILLKKLSRRGRTIIFSIHQPRYSIFKLFDSLTLLASGKVLYHGPAKHALEYFSSIGYECEPFNNPADFFLDVINGDSTAVAASKEDHGPVNTGKEASSENGVTEDNVDSSVVDVLHQKYLSSSLYQSTKEALGKVELRRGSKQRLSKQEHEITYANGFFTQLYWVSKRSLKNLIRNPQASIAQIAVTVILALVVGAIFFGVKLDRSGIQNRVGSLFFVTTNQCFSSVSAIELFIRDKKLFVHQYTSGYYRVSAYFLALMIGDLLPMRTTPAIIFSCISYWMIGYQAVAGRFFFFMLTLILVSYTATAMSLAISAGMDVVAVANLLITICFVLMLIFSGLLVNLPSVMGWLNWLKYFSIPRYGLTALQVNEYRDLYFCGEKNSNATELVGDTGSCPPYISEELCSGEAYLCSQGIAPTSWAMWENIVALFCMTVIFLIIAYAKLRFMRKFT; encoded by the exons ATGGGAACTGCTCAAAACAGCAGTGACCTGCATGCAGTCGAGCTTGGCCTGTGTAACAAGAACGTGATGTCGGACGCGTTCGATCACAGCATTATTTCTgttggagaagaggaaggagcgGGCAATTTCCAACGTTCTGTTCCAACACAAGAGTCTCTCCGATCTCCTCGTGGCTCTGTTGTGAGTTTCCATAACATCCAGTACTCCGTTAAGCAGTCCAGTGGATTCCTTTGTAAACGGAAAATCGTGGAAAAGAAGATCCTTCATAATGTTAA tGGCATTATGAAACCAGGCTTGAATGCTATCCTGGGGCCAACAGGGAGTGGGAAATCTTC TCTCCTAGATGTGCTGGCTGCCAGAAAGGACCCAGCAGGTCTGTCTGGAGAAGTGCTTATAGATGGCATCCCACAACCTCCAAATTTCAAGTGCATCTCAGGATATGTTGTGCAG GATGATGTTGTTATGGGCACGATGACGGTGAGGGAGAACCTGCAATTCTCTGCTGCGCTGCGActccccagctccatcagcattaaagagaaggaagagcGAGTCACCCAGATAATCAATGAGCTGGGATTAAGCAAAGTGGCAGATGCTAAG GTAGGAACTGAATTGATCCGGGGAGTGTCTGGAGGGGAACGGAAGAGAACCAACATTGGGATGGAGCTCATCACAGAGCCACCAGTCCTTTTTCTGGATGAACCAACAACTGGCCTTGATGCCAGCACAGCCAATGCAGTCCTCATCCTTTTGAAGAA GCTCTCAAGAAGAGGGCGAACCATCATATTTTCCATCCATCAGCCCCGTTATTCCATATTCAAGCTGTTTGACAGTCTGACATTACTGGCTTCAGGAAAGGTGCTGTATCATGGTCCTGCAAAACACGCCCTGGAGTACTTCAGTTCTATTG gataTGAATGTGAGCCCTTCAATAATCCAGCTGACTTCTTCCTTGATGTCATAAATGGTGATTCCACTGCTGTGGCAGCAAGCAAGGAAGATCATGGACCTGTGAACACAGGAAAAG AAGCGAGCAGTGAAAATGGAGTGACAGAAGACAACGTGGATAGCAGTGTGGTAGATGTGCTGCACCAGAAATATCTCAGCTCGAGCCTGTATCAGAGCACAAAGGAAGCACTGGGGAAAGTGGAGCTTAGACGGGGAAGCAAGCAGAGACTATCCAAGCAGGAGCATGAGATCACCTATGCAAATGGATTCTTCACTCAGCTGTACTGGGTGTCCAAGCGTTCCCTGAAAAATCTCATCAGGAACCCACAGGCCTCCATTGCACAA aTTGCAGTGACCGTAATTCTAGCCTTGGTTGTGGGTGCTATCTTTTTTGGTGTAAAACTGGACCGAAGTGGCATTCAGAATCG GGTTGGATCCTTGTTTTTTGTCACTACAAACCAgtgtttttccagtgtttctgcAATTGAGCTATTCATCAGAGACAAGAAACTATTTGT CCATCAGTATACCAGTGGATATTACCGTGTGTCTGCCTACTTCCTGGCCTTGATGATAGGAGATCTGCTGCCCATGAGAACTACTCCAGCCATCATATTCTCATGCATCAGTTACTGGATGATTG GATACCAAGCTGTTGCAGGGCGGttcttcttcttcatgctgACCCTGATACTGGTGTCCTACACTGCCACCGCCATGTCCCTGGCTATCAGTGCTGGGATGGATGTGGTGGCTGTGGCCAATCTGCTCATCACCATTTGTTTTGTCCTGATGCTT atcTTTTCCGGCCTCTTAGTGAACCTCCCTTCAGTAATGGGCTGGCTGAACTGGCTCAAGTACTTCAGCATCCCCCGATACGGCCTCACT GCTCTTCAGGTGAATGAGTACAGAGATCTCTACTTCTGTGGTGAGAAGAATTCAAATGCTACAGAGTTAGTGGGAGACACAGGCAGCTGTCCCCCCTATATTTCAGAAGAACT GTGTTCTGGTGAAGCATACCTGTGCAGCCAAGGAATTGCCCCTACCAGCTGGGCAATGTGGGAAAACATAGTGGCTCTCTTCTGCATGACTGTCATCTTCCTTATCATTGCCTATGCAAAACTCCGGTTCATGAGGAAGTTCACGTAG
- the BLOC1S2 gene encoding biogenesis of lysosome-related organelles complex 1 subunit 2 produces MAAAAEGPPEAGAQPAKQDPAIETAEEAKEPAEADINELCKDMFSKMATYLTGELTATSEDYKLLENMNKLTSLKYLEMKDIAINISRNLKDLNQKYADLQPYLEQIDLIEEQVAALEQAAYKLDAYSKKLEAKYKKLEKR; encoded by the exons ATGGCGGCCGCGGCGGAGGGGCCGCCCGAGGCCGGCGCGCAGCCCGCCAAGC AGGATCCTGCTATTGAAACTGCAGAGGAAGCTAAGGAGCCAGCGGAAGCAGATATCAATGAACTCTGCAAAGACATGTTCAGCAAAATGGCCACTTACTTGACAGGTGAACTGACAG ccaCCAGTGAAGACTACAAACTGTTGGAAAACATGAATAAGCTGACTAGCTTGAAGTACTTAGAAATGAAAGATATTGCTATAAACATCAGTAGAAATCTGAAGGATTTAAACCAAAAAT ATGCTGATCTTCAGCCATATCTGGAACAGATAGACCTAATTGAGGAACAGgttgcagctctggagcaggcagctTATAAACTGGATGCATATTCCAAAAAACTTG aagCCAAGTACAAAAAACTGGAGAAACGATGA